The following coding sequences lie in one Deltaproteobacteria bacterium genomic window:
- a CDS encoding PilT/PilU family type 4a pilus ATPase, with product MRGIDTPVPPEASTPARVATAAPAPSRAAGVPERSFAADRTPLPDRPLPPERRSPPPERASAPERASAPERASAPERASAPERASAPERASAPERAGGQRIDELLREMIARGASDLHLSADNHPVLRVHGEITPLTQRPQLSSREVFALVEPLLDERTRRDFAELRDADCAYEVPGLARFRVNVFEDRKGVGAVLRQIPIAIVPAEQLGLPKACLDLCNLSKGLVVVTGPTGSGKSTTLAAMIDHINKHRTDHIITIEDPVEFVHTNIKCLINQREVGTHTKGFKQALRAALREDPDVVLVGEMRDLETIAIAIETAETGHLVFGTLHTTTATSTVDRIIDQFPADRQAQIRVMLSESLKGVIAQVLCKKKGGGRVAAQEVLLSTPAVSAMIRDAKTFQLTNVMQTSKALGMVTMNDALLALVQRDLVEPREAYLKAVDKAGLVGLFKNAGLPTSFA from the coding sequence ATGCGGGGCATCGACACGCCCGTGCCGCCCGAGGCGTCGACGCCCGCCCGCGTCGCGACGGCGGCTCCGGCCCCGTCTCGCGCCGCTGGCGTCCCCGAGCGCAGCTTCGCGGCCGATCGCACGCCGCTGCCCGATCGACCGCTGCCGCCGGAGCGGCGGTCGCCGCCGCCGGAGCGGGCGAGCGCGCCGGAGCGAGCGAGCGCGCCGGAGCGAGCGAGCGCGCCGGAGCGAGCGAGCGCGCCGGAGCGAGCGAGCGCGCCGGAGCGGGCGAGCGCGCCGGAGCGAGCCGGTGGCCAGCGCATCGACGAGCTGTTGCGCGAGATGATCGCGCGTGGCGCCTCGGACCTGCACCTGTCGGCCGACAACCACCCGGTGCTGCGGGTGCACGGTGAGATCACCCCGCTCACGCAGCGGCCGCAGCTGTCGTCGCGCGAGGTGTTCGCGCTCGTCGAGCCGTTGCTCGACGAGCGCACGCGTCGTGACTTCGCCGAGCTGCGCGATGCCGACTGTGCCTACGAGGTGCCCGGGCTGGCCCGCTTCCGCGTGAACGTGTTCGAGGATCGCAAGGGCGTCGGCGCGGTGCTGCGGCAGATCCCGATCGCGATCGTGCCGGCGGAGCAGCTCGGACTGCCCAAGGCGTGTCTCGACCTCTGCAACCTGTCGAAGGGCCTGGTCGTCGTCACCGGCCCGACCGGCTCCGGCAAGTCGACCACGCTGGCGGCGATGATCGACCACATCAACAAGCACCGCACCGACCACATCATCACGATCGAGGATCCGGTCGAGTTCGTGCACACCAACATCAAGTGCCTGATCAACCAGCGCGAGGTCGGCACCCACACCAAGGGCTTCAAGCAGGCCCTGCGCGCGGCCCTGCGCGAGGATCCCGACGTCGTGCTGGTCGGCGAGATGCGCGACCTCGAGACCATCGCCATCGCGATCGAGACCGCGGAGACCGGCCACCTGGTGTTCGGCACGCTCCACACCACCACCGCGACCAGCACCGTCGATCGCATCATCGACCAGTTCCCTGCCGATCGTCAGGCGCAGATCCGGGTGATGCTCAGCGAGTCGCTCAAGGGCGTCATCGCGCAGGTGCTGTGCAAGAAGAAGGGCGGCGGGCGGGTGGCGGCGCAGGAGGTACTGCTGTCGACACCGGCGGTATCGGCGATGATCCGCGATGCCAAGACCTTCCAGCTCACCAACGTCATGCAGACGTCGAAGGCGCTGGGCATGGTCACGATGAACGACGCGCTGCTGGCCCTGGTGCAGCGTGATCTGGTCGAGCCGCGCGAGGCCTACCTCAAGGCCGTCGACAAGGCCGGCCTGGTGGGCCTGTTCAAGAACGCCGGGCTACCGACCTCGTTCGCCTGA
- a CDS encoding ergosterol biosynthesis protein yields the protein MDLVGFAAPLCLYALTLLLHLAIPTPWIAGYVRDDDGAPLRYRCNGMLVLIAVATIQGLAANAGVIAWDFWWQHRVGVLAGVVTIGLVFTLVVVLTAPSQGGALLRELFLGRRENPRLLGGRVDVKMFLYLAGAVLLQLNLQSFFAHHVLLRGGTAVPGAALHLAAFSFFVLDYLFFERVHLYTYDFFAERVGFKLGWGCLAFYPSFYAVGLWAVADCGGGTTPPGGLVLAMAAFVAGWCLARGANLQKYLFKLDPNHRFLGLFEPVALEHGDRRLLCSGFWGLSRHINYLGEILMASGLALALSWPPDWAAQTSAHGWFAAFGPWLYPLYYVVLLVPRERDDHRRCAAKYGPLWEAYCRRVRWRIVPGIY from the coding sequence ATGGATCTCGTGGGCTTCGCGGCACCGCTGTGCCTCTACGCGCTGACGTTGCTGCTGCACCTTGCGATCCCGACCCCGTGGATCGCCGGCTACGTGCGCGACGACGACGGTGCGCCGCTGCGTTACCGCTGCAACGGCATGCTCGTGCTGATCGCGGTCGCGACGATCCAGGGACTGGCGGCGAACGCCGGCGTGATCGCGTGGGACTTCTGGTGGCAGCACCGCGTGGGCGTGCTCGCCGGCGTGGTGACGATCGGCCTCGTGTTCACGCTGGTGGTCGTGCTCACCGCACCCTCGCAGGGCGGAGCGCTGCTGCGCGAGCTGTTCTTGGGCCGCCGTGAGAACCCACGACTGCTCGGCGGTCGCGTCGACGTGAAGATGTTCCTCTACCTCGCCGGTGCGGTGCTGCTGCAGCTCAACCTGCAGTCGTTCTTCGCCCACCACGTGTTGCTGCGCGGCGGCACCGCGGTGCCGGGGGCTGCGCTGCACCTGGCGGCGTTCTCGTTCTTCGTGCTCGACTACCTCTTCTTCGAGCGCGTGCACCTCTACACCTACGACTTCTTCGCCGAGCGCGTGGGCTTCAAGCTCGGCTGGGGCTGCCTGGCCTTCTATCCCAGCTTCTACGCGGTGGGGCTATGGGCGGTGGCGGACTGCGGCGGCGGCACGACGCCGCCCGGCGGACTGGTGCTGGCGATGGCCGCGTTCGTCGCCGGCTGGTGCCTCGCCCGCGGCGCGAACCTGCAGAAGTACCTGTTCAAGCTCGACCCCAACCACCGCTTCCTCGGATTGTTCGAGCCGGTCGCGCTCGAGCACGGCGATCGACGCCTGTTGTGCAGCGGCTTCTGGGGACTGTCGCGGCACATCAACTACCTCGGCGAGATCCTCATGGCGTCGGGGCTCGCGCTCGCGCTGTCGTGGCCGCCGGACTGGGCGGCCCAGACGTCGGCGCACGGCTGGTTCGCCGCGTTCGGGCCGTGGCTGTACCCGCTCTACTACGTGGTGCTGCTGGTCCCGCGCGAGCGCGACGACCATCGCCGCTGCGCCGCGAAGTACGGCCCATTGTGGGAAGCGTACTGTCGACGGGTGCGCTGGCGCATCGTCCCTGGCATCTACTGA